The sequence GCCGACCACCGGCGCCGTGCTCGGGTCGTGCAAGTGGATTCGGAAGTTCTCCCGGCCGGAGAGATCGATCGTCTTGAAGCCGGGAAGCGTCGAGGCTCGCAGCACGCCATGCGCGTCGATCACGCCGACTTGCACGAACGCGTCGAGCTTCAAAATGCCCTCGTCGACAAATTGAGCGAGCGGGATCGCGACCCCGTCGTTGCGCACCTGCATCGCGACGACCGCAGCCACCTGCTCGGCTTCGCGCAGCACGCGGGCTGTGTTGGCGGACAGCGCATCGGCCAGCGCGGTTGCGCCGGCACGCGCCGTTCGGATTTCGCTGCCGGCGTCCCATGCAATCAGCGCGCCCAACGCCATCCAAAGCGCCGCGATCACGATCAGGCTCGCCAGCTGAATGCGGGCGAAGCGGCGCCGCAATATCGCGAACGCCTGGCTTGCGCGCCTGACGAGCGGCAACGGGTTTGGCGTTACGTCCATAAGCCATGCTCCAGGCCCGTAGGCCGTGAAACGAAAGGCCGGCACGCACGAGCGGGCGCCGTGGCTGGATTATCGGCGCTGCCCGTCTATTCTTCATACGTATTTTTCCCGACCAGCCCGGAGCTCGGGATGGCCGGTTTGTTGCTTGTGAGATCTCTACGCTTGGGCGGTGCGGGAAACTCAAGCGCGGGAATCGCCGATGCATGGCTCAATCACGCCCTTGCCCGGCCGCCATCAATTCTTGCCGGCGGTCACCCAGTCCGGATGGCAGGTGAAGGTCAACGTCGCCTCATGCGTCTCCATCGCGCCAAAGCCGGACGTGCTCGCCAACTTGGTCGACGCCAGCATGCCGCGCTGCTTGCAGAACTCAGCCGCGCGGTCGTTGGCCTGATTCCAGGCCCTGCCCCACGCCAACGACCCTCCCGCAGCCTGAGTGGTGATCACGTAGGTATTGGCCTGCCCCGTGGGCGTAATGACCGGGCCGCTCGCGCATGCGCCGAGCAGCGCCGCCGCGAAAACAGCCGTAGTGAATTTTGCGTATCTCAGCATTCCATTGCTCCGAAAGGCTGTCGCCCAATGAAGGCAACCGGACCACAGGCGGTCGGCCGATGAGGCGACTGCCGCCGTCAAAGCTAGTCCAGCAGCGTTAAAGAATTGCGAGATAAGGACGATCCAAACGCATTCAAGTTTCAGAATTTGCAACAGTTCGTTGCATCGTGATGGTCGTGCACGAAGTTTCGATCGATCGCAGCCTAAATAATAAAAAAGCGCTGCCGATAACCAGACACGGCGCATTTTTTTCGCGGTCGAACTTACATGCAGAGCACGTACAACTTTTGGCTGGTCGCACTATCGCTTGCCGTTGCCAACAAGACAGCGGACGATGTCCGCCCCCACTCCGTAGAAACCCGAAATTGAGCCAGGCTCATACCCAACCCCACAAAAAATCCATTCTTCGGGAACCGGGCTCGACAGCACAATCACAAAACCTGCTTTACCCGTAACGGGTCAGGGTGCGGTCGGTACAAATACAAGTCCTAGAACGACATTCATATTGGAGACGGTCAACGATGCGATTCAAACAACTTCGCGCGGCGCTCTTCGCCGCTGCAGTACTCGCCGCGAGCGGCGCGGCTCACGCGGCCAGCCCGAGCGACTGGTGCGCCTCCGGCAAGACCGTGCACTTTGCCGGCATCACCTGGGAAAGCGGCGCGTTCGCCACTGAAGTGCTGCGGCAGATTCTCGAGAAGGGCTATGGCTGCAAGACCGACGTCGTGCCCGGCAGCACCGCGGCCACCGAAACCGCGCTCGCTCACAACGACATCCAGGTCTGGGCCGAGCAATGGACGGGCCGCAGCGAGATCACCGCGAAGGCCGTCGCTTCGGGCAGCGTCAAGCTGGTCGGCGATACGCTGCCCGGCGGCACGAAGGAAGGCTGGTTCGTTCCCGAATATGTCGTGAAGGGCGACGCCGCGCGCGGCATCAAGCCGTCGGCGCCAGGGCTCGCTTCCGTCTCCGATCTGCCGAAGTACAAGAACCTCTTCACCGACGACGAAGAGCCCAACAAGGGCCGCTTCCTGAACTGTCCGTCGGGCTGGGACTGCGAGCGCGTCAACACGCGGCTCCTGAAGGTGCTCAAGCTCGACGATTCGTATACGAACTTCCGCCCCGGCACGGGCGCGGCGCTCGATGCGGCGATCGCGTCGGCCTACGAGCGCGGCAAGCCGATCCTCTTCTACTACTGGGGCCCGGCCGCGCTGATGGCGAAGTACAAGCTCACCGAGCTCAAGATGCCGCCGTACAACGACGCCTGCTGGCAGACGCTGCGTAACGAAAGCAGCACGTCGCAATGCGCGTCGTCGTACATGGTCTCGCACATCACGGTGGGCGTATCGACGCCGTTCTACCAAGCCGACCCGCAGCTGATCACGATGCTCCAGAAGGTCCAGTTCCCGATGGACTTCCTGAACTCGACCATCCTCGAGATGAACACGAAGAAGCTCGACGGCAGCACGATGGCCACCGACTTCCTGAAGACGCATCCCGAGATGTGGAAACAATGGGTGCCGGCCGACGTGGCGTCGAAGATCCAGGCGAGCCTGGCGAGCTAATGGCTGTTAGCTGATACGCGAGCTGATGATGAATTCGTTTTTCCTACACTTGTCGATCGCCGATTGGGTGAACGACGTCGTGCAATCGTTCGTCGCGCAGTACGGCGACAGCTTCCACGACTTCAGCACCACGCTGCTGCGGTATCTGCTGGTGCCGCTCGAAGGCGCGCTGCGGGCCGTGCCGCCGTGGCTGCTGCTGATCGCGATCGGGCTGCTCACCTGGAACGCGACGCGGCGTCTTTCCGTCGCCGGCTTCTTCGTGCTGCTGCTCTACGCGATCGGCTGCTTCGGGCTGTGGGACAAACTCATGCAGACGCTCGCGTTGATGCTGGTGGCGACCGCGCTGTCGGTCGTGCTCGGCGTGCCGCTCGGCATTCTGACGTCTCGCAGCGCGTGGCTCAGGCGCATCCTGCTGCCGATCCTCGACATCATGCAGACGCTGCCGAGCTTCGTGTACCTGATTCCGGTCCTGATGCTGTTCGGCCTCGGTAAAGTGCCGGCCATCTTCGCGACGATCATCTATGCGCTGCCGCCGCTGATTCGCCTGACCGATCTTGGCATCCGGCACGTGGACGCTGAAGTCGTCGAAGCGGCTCGCGCGTTCGGCACCACGCGCTGGCAGTTGCTTCTGAACGTCCAGTTGCCGTTGGCGCGGCCGAGCATCATGGCCGGTATCAATCAGACGACGATGATGGCGTTGTCGATGGTCGTGATCGCATCGATGATCGGCTCGCGCGGGCTCGGTGAAGACGTGCTCGCGGGCATTCAAACGCTCGACGTAGGCAAGGGCATGCAGGCCGGTATCGCGATCGTGATTCTCGCAATCGTCATCGACCGCATCAGCCAGGGCTACGGCCAGGACCGCCGCGCACGCCGCCTGCTCGCGCTGAAGAAGCGCTCGAAAGCGGCCTCGCGCGTGCCGTATCGCGTGGCGGCAACCGAAACGGCCGCCGATCAAACCGCCGGCGATGCCGAAGAGAACGGCCTCGAAGTGCGGCCGGCAAAGTAACGCGCCGCGGGCTAGGAGTCAGTGCTGAAGCACTAACTCCTAACAACCTCAGCATGGGACCAGGAGAACGAAATGGCAGCGATCGAAGTCAAGCACGTCTACAAGCTCTTCGGCCACGAAAGCGGTCACGCGCGCGTGCTCGACCTGCTAAAAAGCGGCAAAGGCAAAGCCGAAGTGCTCGCGCAGACCGGCTGCAACGTCGGCCTGAACGACGTGAGCCTGCATATCGGTTCCGGCGAGATCTTCGTGATCATGGGCCTCTCGGGCTCCGGCAAGTCCACCCTCGTGCGGCACTTCAACCGCCTCATCGAGCCGACCGCCGGCGAGATCGTCATCGACGGCAACGACGTCATCAAGCTCGACCCCAAGGGCTTGCGCGAGCTGCGCCGCTACAAGATCAGCATGGTGTTCCAGAACTTCGGGCTGCTGCCGCATCAGACCGTCATCGACAACACCGCCTACGCGCTCAAGACGCGCGGCGAGGCCAAGGCCGAGGCGCTCGAGAAAGCGCAGCTCTGGCTCGGCCGCGTCGGCCTCGACGGCTACGGGCAGCATTACCCCGATGAATTGTCGGGCGGCATGCGCCAGCGCGTGGGCCTCGCGCGCGCGCTCGCCGCCGACACCGACGTGCTGCTCATGGACGAAGCGTTCTCCGCACTGGACCCGCTGATCCGCACTGAAATGCAGGACCAGCTGCTGCAGCTGCAGGAGAAGCTGAACAAGACGATCGTGTTCATCACGCACGATCTCGATGAGGCGCTGCGCATCGGCGACCGCATCGCGATCCTCAAGGACGGCCAGCTCGTGCAAGTCGGCACACCCGACGACATCGTCCACCGCCCCGCCGACGAGTACGTGCGCCGCTTCGTCGAGCGGCGCGCGAGTATGCAGTGACCAGGCCGCACCGCGAGCAGCCTGTCACCGGCTGGCGGCCGAACGATTCAGGCGTTCCTGATTTGAAAGGAAGGGCCGGTAAAGCCCGCCGGCAATCGGACAGTCAGCCTTTTTCCGCATAACGAAGAAATGAAAAAAGGCCAGTCGCTACAGACTGACCTTCTGACAGTTGCGTCGG comes from Trinickia violacea and encodes:
- a CDS encoding ABC transporter permease — translated: MNSFFLHLSIADWVNDVVQSFVAQYGDSFHDFSTTLLRYLLVPLEGALRAVPPWLLLIAIGLLTWNATRRLSVAGFFVLLLYAIGCFGLWDKLMQTLALMLVATALSVVLGVPLGILTSRSAWLRRILLPILDIMQTLPSFVYLIPVLMLFGLGKVPAIFATIIYALPPLIRLTDLGIRHVDAEVVEAARAFGTTRWQLLLNVQLPLARPSIMAGINQTTMMALSMVVIASMIGSRGLGEDVLAGIQTLDVGKGMQAGIAIVILAIVIDRISQGYGQDRRARRLLALKKRSKAASRVPYRVAATETAADQTAGDAEENGLEVRPAK
- a CDS encoding ABC transporter substrate-binding protein, producing the protein MRFKQLRAALFAAAVLAASGAAHAASPSDWCASGKTVHFAGITWESGAFATEVLRQILEKGYGCKTDVVPGSTAATETALAHNDIQVWAEQWTGRSEITAKAVASGSVKLVGDTLPGGTKEGWFVPEYVVKGDAARGIKPSAPGLASVSDLPKYKNLFTDDEEPNKGRFLNCPSGWDCERVNTRLLKVLKLDDSYTNFRPGTGAALDAAIASAYERGKPILFYYWGPAALMAKYKLTELKMPPYNDACWQTLRNESSTSQCASSYMVSHITVGVSTPFYQADPQLITMLQKVQFPMDFLNSTILEMNTKKLDGSTMATDFLKTHPEMWKQWVPADVASKIQASLAS
- a CDS encoding quaternary amine ABC transporter ATP-binding protein, yielding MAAIEVKHVYKLFGHESGHARVLDLLKSGKGKAEVLAQTGCNVGLNDVSLHIGSGEIFVIMGLSGSGKSTLVRHFNRLIEPTAGEIVIDGNDVIKLDPKGLRELRRYKISMVFQNFGLLPHQTVIDNTAYALKTRGEAKAEALEKAQLWLGRVGLDGYGQHYPDELSGGMRQRVGLARALAADTDVLLMDEAFSALDPLIRTEMQDQLLQLQEKLNKTIVFITHDLDEALRIGDRIAILKDGQLVQVGTPDDIVHRPADEYVRRFVERRASMQ